In Equus caballus isolate H_3958 breed thoroughbred chromosome 7, TB-T2T, whole genome shotgun sequence, one DNA window encodes the following:
- the UBQLNL gene encoding ubiquilin-like protein — MPHLISRTPRIAESGRPSGLPADKNISSSVTRVIVKTPGKQEDFMIADDTLVRQFKEELSAHFKCQVDQLVLVFMGRLLQDHDTLSQRGIMDGHTIHLVIKSKHGSRSLAQSFPNLPTNEPCHQDRNTTGNSSGVFQPARVSPTPLESALFVEPDALKVHMQDLEVGSPECIAQMLENPTIQQLLSNTDLMRQFFSEHPDMQQLMQQNPEVSHIFDNSEILWQTVELARNLAMIQEIMQIQQPAQNLENPLNSESHLGLETIPGGDNVQTLPMGQSYADFNDQMVNSSQDPFGGNLLSALLEGQVPEQIQSSSPSPSPPQEWQDQLPQLPTTQVIYTSSCGLSPITSASATSNKVNHTSRTKTDTMAQSHTCSIQQSAGVPALPSIELTQQPQAEDKDATNSLDSSGQRLEDDFQLSDEQTSSQITGTMMQLLLNNPYLAAQMMMFMSMPQVNEQLRQQLPTFLQQTQLSNMLRTLANPKASQAILQIEQGLQLLATEAPALLPWVAPYLWGLGWLPAPSCSYSDTALGLGCTRHG, encoded by the coding sequence ATGCCACATCTCATCTCTCGAACACCCAGGATAGCTGAAAGTGGGCGTCCTTCAGGTTTGCCTGCAGACAAAAACATCTCTTCAAGTGTCACTCGAGTGATAGTGAAGACACCAGGCAAGCAGGAAGACTTTATGATAGCTGATGACACCTTGGTGAGGCAGTTCAAAGAGGAGCTATCTGCTCACTTTAAATGTCAAGTGGACCAACTTGTGCTGGTCTTCATGGGCCGCCTTCTCCAAGACCATGACACACTGAGCCAGAGGGGCATCATGGATGGTCACACCATCCACTTGGTCATCAAGTCAAAACATGGCTCCAGATCCCTAGCCCAATCCTTCCCCAACCTGCCGACCAATGAGCCCTGCCATCAGGACAGAAACACCACAGGAAACAGCAGTGGGGTATTCCAGCCTGCTAGGGTGAGTCCCACCCCATTGGAATCAGCCCTCTTTGTGGAGCCTGATGCACTCAAGGTGCATATGCAGGACCTGGAAGTTGGTAGTCCAGAGTGCATAGCACAGATGCTGGAGAATCCTACCATCCAGCAGCTTCTGTCCAACACGGACCTCATGAGACAGTTCTTCTCAGAACACCCAGATATGCAACAATTGATGCAGCAGAACCCAGAGGTCTCACACATCTTTGACAATTCTGAGATCCTATGGCAGACCGTGGAGCTGGCCAGGAACCTTGCCATGATTCAAGAAATAATGCAGATCCAGCAACCTGCACAGAATCTTGAGAATCCACTGAACTCAGAGTCACACCTGGGCTTAGAGACAATCCCAGGTGGGGACAATGTCCAGACATTACCAATGGGTCAGAGCTATGCTGATTTCAATGATCAAATGGTCAACAGCTCACAAGATCCCTTTGGGGGCAACCTTCTCTCAGCCCTCCTGGAAGGACAGGTACCTGAACAAATCCAGTCCTCATCCCCATCTCCATCACCACCCCAGGAATGGCAGGACCAGCTCCCACAGCTTCCTACAACTCAAGTCATCTATACTAGTTCCTGTGGTTTATCCCCCATCACTTCAGCCAGTGCTACCTCCAACAAGGTGAACCACACTTCCAGGACCAAAACTGACACCATGGCCCAGAGTCATACCTGTTCCATTCAGCAGTCTGCTGGGGTACCAGCCTTACCTAGCATAGAGCTGACCCAACAGCCCCAGGCAGAAGATAAAGATGCCACCAACTCTCTAGATAGCTCTGGCCAGAGATTAGAAGATGATTTCCAGCTGTCAGATGAGCAGACCAGCTCCCAGATCACAGGAACCATGATGCAGTTGCTTTTGAACAACCCCTACCTGGCAGCCCAGATGATGATGTTCATGAGTATGCCCCAGGTGAATGAACAGTTGAGGCAGCAGCTGCCCACATTTCTACAGCAGACCCAGCTTTCCAACATGCTTAGAACTCTAGCCAACCCTAAAGCATCACAAGCAATATTGCAGATTGAGCAGGGTCTGCAGCTGTTAGCCACAGAGGCTCCTGCTCTTCTACCCTGGGTTGCACCATATCTATGGGGCCTGGGTTGGCTTCCTGCACCCAGTTGCAGTTACTCTGACACTGCCCTGGGCCTGGGATGTACCAGGCATGGCTGA